A window from Garra rufa chromosome 14, GarRuf1.0, whole genome shotgun sequence encodes these proteins:
- the LOC141284997 gene encoding ragulator complex protein LAMTOR1-like, whose translation MGCCFSSDSETSEQNEEVKPLIPDPNLDRKPTNGSERNADSLPSNRTDEQALLTTILQRTALNIIDVSAVDSQGMEQHEYMDRARQYSTKLEVLSRTLSQKKPVPLPSLTSQPHQVLAADLVPHADVQQVSKIAAYAYSAISQIKVDAKEELVVQFAIP comes from the exons AACGAAGAGGTGAAGCCGTTGATTCCTGACCCAAACTTAGACAGAAAACCCACTAATGGCTCAGAGCGAAATGCAGACAGCCTGCCATCCAACCGCACAGATGAACAGGCCCTGCTTACGACCATCCTACAGCGGACAGCCCT GAACATTATTGACGTATCGGCTGTTGATTCTCAAGGCATGGAGCAACATGAATACATGGACAGAGCTAGACAGTACAG CACCAAGCTGGAGGTGTTAAGCAGAACGCTGTCCCAGAAGAAGCCAGTTCCTCTCCCATCACTGACCAGCCAACCTCACCAGGTGCTCGCCGCTGACCTGGTCCCCCACGCAGATGTACAGCAG GTCTCCAAGATCGCTGCGTACGCCTACAGCGCCATCTCGCAAATCAAAGTAGATGCCAAGGAAGAGCTGGTGGTGCAGTTTGCTATACCATGA